The DNA region TTTTCTAAATTAATTTGGCATACTATATCTAAGTCACTTTTTTCTATATCAATTCCAATTGATATTGTTCCAACTAAAATCGGGTTAAACTCTTTTAAAATATTAAAAATATTTATACTTTTTAATATTTTATAACTTTGTACTTGCCTTGAATTTCCATTTTTTAAGTACTCTATACTTTCAAATTTTTTCATATATAACTCCATTTTCGTTTATTTTTTAATTAATAAGTTTTTTTTCAAAACACTATTTTTATTTAATTTTACTATTTAAAAACATATTTGACATTTATATACATTTATAGTACTATATTCTTGAGACCGAATTTGATTGAATAGATCTATATACCCCCAAAAATCTATTTTAATCTTTTTTATTTTTTAACACTCCCCCGTGTTAATAAAAAACTCCTTTTCCCCAAAAGGAGTTTTTTTTTATTCTCCAATAATTTCAAAATAAAAAAGGAAATAAGAATTTTATAAGAATAATATCTTAGAAGTTTAGAACTATGGGAGGTTTATATATGAAAAAATTACTTTTAAGTTTAAGTGTTTTATTATCACTTACAGCTTTTGCCAACTCTAAAGAGGATATGATTGAAATGGGATTGAGAAATAAGTTTCCTGCTTTAACAGATGGTAAAACAACTATCAATGTTCATGAATATGATGTTGATTTAGATCACCATAAAATAGAACTAAAAGTTGAATTAAAAGGTGACGCTTCAAAAGATGAATATGATAAATTAGATAAAGCAAAATTAGAAACACTTGCTGCTGAAATGGCAAAATATACTCAAACTGAATCAGGAAAAACTCTTCCAGTTTATGTTGAGATTGAACTAGATAGAGATATGCTTCCAGATGAAGTTTTATATAAAAATACTTTTTAAGCAAAAATTAAACTAAAAAGGCAACTTTCAATGCTCAATCATTGAAGTTGCCTTTTTTTAAAATCTAATACCCCCGTATTTATCTATATATTACCATATTTTCAAACTAATTTCAAGTAATTTGTTCAATTTTTGTAGTTTTCTATTCAAAATCATCTATTAAAAAATTTTTTTTAATTCTATCTGAGATTTGGTCAAAATAAATAGAGTTATTTATATAACAATCTATAAAATTTTCATCCAAAATATTATAATTCTCTAATCCTTCTAATAAATCTGAACGATTAATAATCAATCTATCTTTAAAAATTTCATTGATATATTTTTTTATATCTTTAGCTGAAAAAATAGATATATATTTATCAAAAAATAGGTGTAAACTATTCTTTGTATAATTTTCATAAATTTCTACTGCATCAGAGTGATTCTTTATATAGTTTATATTATCTACATACTTTTTAAACTCATCGATAGGAATTACAGATCCTGAGATATAAAATATACTGTCTATATAAACTAGATAGGGTTGTATCTTGTATATTGTTTCTAATTTTTTATCTATTAAACTATTCATGTCTCTCCTCCTTCTTTAATCCCGTATCTGTTACTTTATTCTACGAAATAATTTATCTATTTCTTTTTTTTGAATAAAAAAAAGTAACAACATCACATTGTTACTTTTTCCAATTAACTATCCCATCAAAGGCTGATAAATATTTGAAAGTTCTTCACCTAAAAATCTTTCTCCTACTTTCTTAAATCTATCTATATCCCCTGTTACAAAATAGTCTATATTTATTTTTTCTTTCCTACTTTTTTTAAATCCATTTTTTAATGCTAACTTATTTAATTCAAATAGTACATGCATAGCAGTTTCCTCTGCTGGATCCACTATTTTTTTGTCTATTAGCTTTTCAATCTCACCTCTTATTAAAGGATAGTGTGTACAACCTAAAATTAAAGTATCGATATCTTTTGGTAATTGATCCACATATGATTTTAAAAGTTTTGTATTTCTATCGTTATCTTCCCATCCTCTCTCTATCATAGGACAAAGAAGATCACAACCTTTTTGAAATACTTCATATTTTGGATTTAGAGTTTTTATTACCTTTTCATAAATTCCGCTTTTAGCAGTCAATGGTGTTGATAAAACACCAATTTTTTTATTTTTGCTTTGCTTTATAGCCATAGCTGCACCAGGTTGTACCACTCCAATTATTGGAATACTTGTAAATCGCTCTCTTAGAGTATCTAAAGCTGCTGCTGTTGCTGTATTACAAGCTATAACTATTATGTCTACTTGATTATCTATTAAAAACTCTCCTATATTTAAACAAAGTTCTTGAATCTCTTTTATACTTTTACTTCCATAAGGGGAGTTCATACTATCTCCATAATAGATTACATCTGCAAAGTCTATTTTTTCTTTTATTTTTTTCAACACGCTTAATCCGCCAACTCCAGAATCAAAAACACCGATTTTCACTTTGCTCCTCCCTTTTTAATTATATTTTACTTCCCAAAAATATTCATAAATACTGTGATTAAAGAAGCATTAGTAAAGTCAATAAATAAAGCTCCTACTAAAGGTAGTACAAAGAATGCTGTTGGTGATGGTCCATTTGCTGCTGTAAATGATTCCATATTTGCCATTGCATTTGGTGTTGCACCCATTCCAAATCCACAGTGTCCTGATGCCATTACAGCTGCGTCGTAATCTTTACCCATAATTCTAAATGTTACAAAGTATGCGTATAGTGCCATTACTACTGTTTGAACTAATAGTATAACTACTAATGGAATTGCCAATGCTGCTAATTCCCATAACTTCATAGACATTAAAGCCATTGCTAAGAATAGTTGTAAAGATATATTTCCAACTACATTTATTGTATGAAGTGGTAACTCTGTATCTTTGTTATCTATAACGTTTCTTATAATAGCAGCCACTAACATTGGTCCGATATATGCTGGTAAAACTACTCCTACTTTTTTAGATAAAGGTATTAATAATCCTCCAATTCCCATTGAAATAACAATATAAACAATTGCATGGAAAAGATTTTCCTCTGTAATTTTTTCTTTTACAACCTCTTTTGAATCCTCTTCTGGAATCAAAAACTCCTCTTCTTTATGTCCAACTAATCCATAACGTTGCATTAATCTTTTTGCAACTGGCCCACCTATCATACATCCAGCAACTAGTCCAAATGTAGCTGAAGCTATTGCAACTGACATCGCTCCTGTTGCTCCTGCTGCTTCAAGAACTGGTCCAAATGCTCCAGAAGTTCCATGTCCTCCAGTTAGTGGTACTGATCCTGCTGCTATTCCTAACAATGGATTTAAACCAAAAAACTTAGCTAATGTAACTCCAACAAGGTTTTGGATTATTACTAAAACACTTGCTACACACAAAAATACAAATACCTGAATACCACCTTTTTTTAACAGCTTTAAACTTGCTAAGAAACCTATTGTTGTAAAGAATGCTATCATTAAAAGATCTTTTAATGCTCCATCAAATGAGAATGTAAATGTTTGTGAAAGTCTACCAATCAATGTAAATACTGAAAATATTACTCCACCAATTACTGGTGCTGGTATAAAGAACTTTTCAAAAAAATTAACTTTTTTCTTAACCCATCTTCCAAGCAATAATAAAATAACTGCTATTGCTAAAGTTTCTGCCATGTTAAATTGATATTCAAACATAAAATCCCTCCTACTATATTTTTGTACTTCATCTTGGCACAAGTATACTTCGCAAAAAGTACAATTTCAAATATATAAATAATATATAATCTATTCTTTAAATATATACATGTTTTATATTATGCCTCTATTTGAGCATTTTAGTCACTTTTTACCCAAATTTTGAAAAATATTTTTTCTAAATAAACACAAATTGAAATTAACTTTTACATAAAAAATTTTTTTAAAGGAGATTTCCTATTTTAACAGAATAATAAAATATAAAATATTATTTTTAAGGAGGGATTTCAATGCAAGAGTTTAACAAAAAAGTTTTTACTTATCTTTTAGTAACAGGAATTCTATTTAGTTTAGTTGGAATTTTTGGAATTTTTAGCCCTACTATATTCTCTGTATATTTAGTTGATATACTAGCAGCATTTTTCTTAGTTAGTGGTGTTAAAAACTTTACTAAAGGATTTCAATTTAGAAAGGTACCTAATTTCCACTGGGGGCTTTACATCTTTATAGGTGTTTTAGAGGTGGTAATCTCTTTATCACTATTTAGTACTCCATTTGCTAGTCAAATATATATGATTATATATGCTGGAATTTTTATGATTTTCAAAGGTATATTTATTGTTTTAAATATTCTTTTCAATAGAAAAATATTCCCAAGCTTAGTTGACTTTAGTTTAGGTTCTGGTATTATTGATTTACTATTTGGTGTGCTTTTAGTTGCATTACCATTCTTCTCTCAACAGTTTATATTCTTATGTATCGCTTGGTACATACTGTTTAGTGGAGCAAACTTAATCTTATCAGCATTTTACTTTAAAAGATCACAATAATAATTTTTCAACCAAATATAACAAAGAGGGTAGAACTAAGTTCTACCCTCTTTACTTATTTTATAACTATTATCTCTTCTTTCTCTCCATCTATCTCTAAAATTTCACCAAATTCTAGTGTTAACATTGGAGTGCAATGTCCCGATTTTAAATTATAACAAACTGGCTTTTTTAAA from Cetobacterium somerae ATCC BAA-474 includes:
- a CDS encoding DUF4269 domain-containing protein encodes the protein MKKFESIEYLKNGNSRQVQSYKILKSINIFNILKEFNPILVGTISIGIDIEKSDLDIVCQINLE
- the gltS gene encoding sodium/glutamate symporter codes for the protein MFEYQFNMAETLAIAVILLLLGRWVKKKVNFFEKFFIPAPVIGGVIFSVFTLIGRLSQTFTFSFDGALKDLLMIAFFTTIGFLASLKLLKKGGIQVFVFLCVASVLVIIQNLVGVTLAKFFGLNPLLGIAAGSVPLTGGHGTSGAFGPVLEAAGATGAMSVAIASATFGLVAGCMIGGPVAKRLMQRYGLVGHKEEEFLIPEEDSKEVVKEKITEENLFHAIVYIVISMGIGGLLIPLSKKVGVVLPAYIGPMLVAAIIRNVIDNKDTELPLHTINVVGNISLQLFLAMALMSMKLWELAALAIPLVVILLVQTVVMALYAYFVTFRIMGKDYDAAVMASGHCGFGMGATPNAMANMESFTAANGPSPTAFFVLPLVGALFIDFTNASLITVFMNIFGK
- the murI gene encoding glutamate racemase, giving the protein MKIGVFDSGVGGLSVLKKIKEKIDFADVIYYGDSMNSPYGSKSIKEIQELCLNIGEFLIDNQVDIIVIACNTATAAALDTLRERFTSIPIIGVVQPGAAMAIKQSKNKKIGVLSTPLTAKSGIYEKVIKTLNPKYEVFQKGCDLLCPMIERGWEDNDRNTKLLKSYVDQLPKDIDTLILGCTHYPLIRGEIEKLIDKKIVDPAEETAMHVLFELNKLALKNGFKKSRKEKINIDYFVTGDIDRFKKVGERFLGEELSNIYQPLMG
- a CDS encoding HdeD family acid-resistance protein; translated protein: MQEFNKKVFTYLLVTGILFSLVGIFGIFSPTIFSVYLVDILAAFFLVSGVKNFTKGFQFRKVPNFHWGLYIFIGVLEVVISLSLFSTPFASQIYMIIYAGIFMIFKGIFIVLNILFNRKIFPSLVDFSLGSGIIDLLFGVLLVALPFFSQQFIFLCIAWYILFSGANLILSAFYFKRSQ